CCTCAGCAGGGCCTGGAGGCTCTCGATGTAGCGGATGGCGTTGCGCAGGATCTCCACCTTGGGCAGGCGCTGGTTGGGGTTGGTGGAGGTGCAGCGCTTGAGAGTCTCGAAGGCCTCGTTGACCTTGCTGAGGCGCCGCCGCTCGCGCATGGTGGCGGCCTTGCGGCGGTCGGCGTTGGTGGTCTTCCGCTTGCAGGCCTTGCAGGCCCAGAGGAGGCAGCGCCCGGCCTGGTGGTGCCCGCTCGGCGCCCGGATGTGCTCGTCCTCGTGgccgtggccgccgccgccgtgcTCGTCGGCCTTGAGCAGGCCCCCCACGTGCACCAGGCGCGGGTCGAGGTCCTCGAAGAAGTGCATGTCCGACGTGTTGAAGCACGGGTCGTCGTAGAAGTCGTCGGCGGCCGCCGAGAAGGAGCAGAGCGAGCCGTCGGGGATCTCCATGTGGCCCAGCACGTCCATGGAGGAGGGGAGTCGGGTCGGGCAGGGCCGGGTCGGGGCAGGAATGGATCGAGAGAGCGGCGGGCAGAagccctagagagagagagagagaggctcgaGGGGGAGCTTCTGCTGCTGGTGGCGgcgcagcagcggcggcggtgcCGTCGGGCTCTCCCTCCAAAGCCAAGTCCAAGGTCACGggccttcttccttttccaaAGGGAAGGCGCTCGAGGGAGAGGGACGCGTGTGCCGGCAGCCGGGCGGGGGGCTTCGTCCACTATAGGCTGTCGTCcctttgctctcccccccccccttgcgtGGGCTCAGCCTGCCATCTGGGGAAAGGGAGATGCCCCCGGCCCTTCTTCTTCGCCGCCGCCTGCCATCCGCCCGGCCTGCGCCCGGTGCCTCTTATTTATTCCAGCCCGGGAGGGTGGGCATTCCTCCACCGGCCACCCATTCTCCCACCTGCCGGCCTATCATCCCCTTGGCCCCTCGCACAGCCACtcgccggggtggggtggggtgtctcgaagggggggagggaggggagggggcgggagggaggCCGCCCCGATTGGGCGCCGGCGAAAGGCCCCCCGTCCGGCAAAAGTCGGAGGGAAGAGGCCGCCCGTGTCAAAGCGCCGCCGGGGCAGCGAGAGGTGCTTGGGAGCGGGCGCGGGCAGGGGGCCTCGGCGGCTGGGCGAGACTCCCCATCTCCGACGGTCTCCCCGAGAGGAATCCGCGCCGTGATGAGAGCTCAGTTCGTTCCCCACGAGCTGCTTCTAGTGTTGGGAGGCCTCCTCCTTTTGGACAGTTtgcgagagaaagagagagagaggaacacacGCTGATGTGTAGTAACAGGTGCTTCCAGGAAGCCTACTTGCTGTCGTTTTGTGTGAGGTTTTTTGGTTTTGGGCGGCCGGCGTCCgagatttgtttctttttttcctcccacaagTCACCGACCTATTACACTATTTTCCTTTCCAAGAGAAGCGTGAAATGTGTAAAAGTAGAATAAGGTGAACACCAACTTACtaattttgaaagggaaagaaaagtcgTAGTTGTATCTTCCAAAAATAACTATCGTGGTGGTTCAGTTGAGCCCTTTATGGGATCTTTTTAAAGAAGTGTTTTAGTCTGCAAATATGTAAGTACAGGGTTTTTTTCCCGTTTGTATGTGACTTCTAGTGGACTGTCCCATCTACGCAATCGTATTTGCGGACTGGTTTCGTGCTTTCACCCCACCCTGTGCTTTGTTCTGttgcctattattattattattattattattattattattattattattattattattattattattattattattattattattattattattattattattataccttgGTTTGTTATATCAGATCCCGCGgtttctgtaaaataaatgaataaataaatttgtatacCTGAGGTCGGCCTTCCTTAATTTAAATGTATATCTAAATCCtggtttttcttttcaggaagggTCGCTGTCGTAATTTTCTTTGTTATAATTATTATTGTCGTCGGTCTTCCAATACAAACGACGGAAAATCCATGGCAAAATGTTACTAAAAAGTCATGGAGATTGAGAGGACGAgcggcttttttgtttgtttgtgtttttttgccttCGATCCAGCTTTTGCCGAAAACCGTTTTCGATgagaaaaactaaaacaaaaaccgGCTTAAGAGTCTTCTCAATTTTGTTTCTCGGTTCCATTCCCGGAGGGACTCtgcctttcatttttattttctgttttaatctgATGTGAGTAATTTGGGGGAGGATTGGATCAAACTGAGCAGTGTCTCCCTCCCACTCCGGATTTTAGAAAGCcggtcttttaaaaaagagatgaaagCGTTGTGGGTCCAAACACCTTCCTGTTGATGGCTTTATCTTATGTCATGTCGTATACTTTGCCATTCTTTTGGACAAATTGTAggcagggtttttgtttgtttgtttgtttattgtttaagaaaaggggggaagagcCATTCAAAAAAGCGAAGGCGAATATTTTAGGGTAATTTCAGATTTCAAAGgtgttttccctctttctccaggTTCACATCTCTTTTACTTTCTCCGTAGGAAAGGAAAGTTGCTTTAAAACGAAAGTTTCGGCAACATCTcaagggggggggttgtctgcGAGAGAACCGATTAAAGCAGCGCAACAGGCTTTGAGCCGGTTGAGAAGACCTAAAGGAAGGACTCCAAAACCGATATTGCCTTTATTAGAAATGTGCTAAATATTCCGTTGAAAGTAGCTTGAGGATCGTAGCTATCCACCCCGAAGGCGATGATGTATGTGAGAAACCTGGTCTGAGTTAATGTAAAGTTTCTTCTGTATAGAAACTGGAGGGGCGGTAGGAGTGGGAGCGCAGGGTTGTTAACTTTCAGCCAACCAACAGATCCGCATCACCGAAAGGATTTCCAAATATAAAACGCTTGGGGGGGTGCTTAAAATAACCCTCCTACTCCTTGGGACGATGGGTCCATGGACATTTCCTGAGAcacttttatttctctctcctacCCCCTCCCCTGGCTCCTGCGGGAAGAAAGGGGTGTGTAGAAGGGCTAGATTTTAAGAGGCTTACCCCAAGTGGCAATACAGTACCAGTACTCACCTACCTGGGCAAAAAATACTGTAAGCTTtgtactgtattctcgaaggctttcactgccgggatccgatggttgttgtgggtttttcaggctgtttggccgtgttcttaaggagagagaaagagttctgactcctgtcctctgaagatgccagccacagagactggtgaaacattaggaagaaaaaccttaagaacacggccaaacagcctgaaaaacccacaacaaccactgcaaGCTTTACCTCTGAGTAGGCATGGACAGGAGCAtgttgtagaccagtggttcttaacctttgttactcggatgtttttgaactgcaactcccagaaaccccagccagcacagttggtggtgaaggcttctgggagttgcagtccaaaactcctgagtaacccaaggttaagaagcagTGTTGTAGACTGTGATACTGATCTCAGTTAGGGAGCCATAAGCTTTCCAATAGCCTGTGGGTTTTGCCCCTGCATTGCATGTAAACAGAAACATTACTAGGAGCATGGTGGTTCTATCTAAGATGTTTAAGCCTGGCCTTTCCAGTTGATCAAGGATACAATatggatagagtgaaggattGGGACCCGGGAGACTGgttttcagccatggaaactgtggGTGGGGTATCTCATTTACCTTTAAAACTGTGTAAGTTGGATCTcgctggatggcacataacataaacCTGCCTGATTGAAGACAGCCTTTGATGGAGATGTGTAAAAGCGGATACTTCTCCACATTGTCGAAAGCTGCAGGGAGAGGAGACGTTTTTCTACAAAAAGCACCATGAGTGTTTGTTTCCAGGATGATTCAAAGTGCAAAGAAGGGTCTTTTAGGAATCCTTTTGGGTTATTGTCCAGTTATCTCACAGATGTTATTGCTACAAAcaattacacacaaacacacaccacacacccaTTTCAATTTTCGTAGTTTGATTTACAAACAGGCAGGCTCCTCTCttgggaggcacaatggggaatcaaactctcaatccaGTTGTTCTCAACTCATCCAGCCCGCTGGTGCGAGATTAGAGAGGGAGATTAATAATCTGGGGGAATAAAGAAGGGAAAGTGAGTCCAGAAATATGAGAGTGACCGGAAATGGCAAAGTGAGACATTAGTGAAGTCTTGCGAGCAGTGGTGGCTGGTGCTCATTTTGGTTGGCAGGGGGAAAGGTTCAACATGGGTGGAACCAGAAGTGACAGGTAGCTcttagagcagacctgggcaaagtgtggcccgagggccacgtacggcccgcaagccgctcctgtctggcccgcccgTCGCCACTGAGTGAGCCAGAGCTCTGGCTCCAGTCACCCAGCATGCCAGTAAATAAAACTCGCGAGATCCAACGCTGGGATCTCacaagttttgactgttactcttgagccgctgcggagcctgtggctcaagagccCGGAAGCGATCCTTGCACAGGCGATGTCTTGCACAGGCGATGTGATGATGCATCACGTCGCCTGCACAGGATAGAAGACAGTTGGAGAGGAAGGCCGCGTGGGAAcgcaggtgagttagctcagtgttgggtcttttttctttcatcactgtttcatttcatttttaagtaaagCTGGTTCGGCGCCCAAACACAGTTAGATTTTTCatgtatagaaattaattgcccacccctgtcttaGAAGTACTGTATTCACATATGATATGGTAGGAGGGGAGCACAGGAAGGGCCCAGACACTTCAGTTCATAGGGAGACAAGCAGGAGTATCTGGCTGGAGATAGGTTCCGTTCACCTGCAATGGTTTCCAAACTtcgataacccaggtgttcttggactacaatacccagaaaccctggccagcacagttgatggt
The Pogona vitticeps strain Pit_001003342236 chromosome 1, PviZW2.1, whole genome shotgun sequence genome window above contains:
- the MYOD1 gene encoding myoblast determination protein 1, encoding MDVLGHMEIPDGSLCSFSAAADDFYDDPCFNTSDMHFFEDLDPRLVHVGGLLKADEHGGGGHGHEDEHIRAPSGHHQAGRCLLWACKACKRKTTNADRRKAATMRERRRLSKVNEAFETLKRCTSTNPNQRLPKVEILRNAIRYIESLQALLREQEDAYYPVLEHYSGESDASSPRSNCSDGMLDYSGPPCSSRRRSSYDSSYYTETLSDSKQGKSSVVSSLDCLSSIVERISTDSTACPTLPAVESGTAGSPCSLHDGASLNDTAAQISSPASCTPLPQDATNNSANNPIYQVL